A stretch of DNA from Cryptomeria japonica chromosome 4, Sugi_1.0, whole genome shotgun sequence:
GATTTGTATAATTTGGAGTAGATTCTTAGACCCATGTTTGTTAAAGTGTGGAAAGTGTAGTTGGCATTTTAATTGTATAATGAAATTGTTATCTTCTATGAATAGTGTCATTTTGAAAAGTTTCGATAAGAAGGAGACCATGTATTGCATTAGATGGTTGATCATGTTTGATTTCTAGTCGATTTTCTTAGTTGCTTCCTTTCTTTTCGTTTGTCTTAAAATCTAATTGATAACATTTAACTAATTTTAGTgtgtaggaaaaaaaattattctagTAATACTTACTCATCTTTTATAGTGTGAAATATATCTACCCAATTAGCGGGAACAGGAAGCAGATATTGATGGCTTAATAAGGAAGAGAGAAATGTTAATCTTCACAAAAAACTATAATGACACTTTAGTGTGCAATAGGTGCGTTGAAGAGGTCTCAAAGGTGAATTATTGGATCTTTAAGCAAATGACATGCTGCCCAAGCATAGTTTTTACAAGGACATGTGCCATCTTTTGATTGTTGACACAAACCACTGATCAAAAgtcaatctctcttctctctctttaaatccaagaatgacccattatctatctatctataagaAAAAGGAGATACAAAACCAACCAACAAGAAAAGTAGTTCCAACTACCCAAATATAGATAGTGGTATACTCATAGAAGAAGCTATCTAGAACTCATAGAATGACCCACCTAAGTAAATTTAGAAATTAGATTAACACTATGACCACTCCAATATTTTTAACCACAATTTAAAGTCAATAATAAACTATTACAAAAGATAAAACAGTTCTTGTATTTTAAATTTGTATCACAAAAATACTTTAAAATTAGCATAGCAAtgttttatgtaatatttatatgatattattattattttaaagataTTCTTAAATCTATTGTCACAAAATCGCCTTAAAAAATCAATCCAAACTCAATCTCTAAGcaaacaaaaatggattataatgcGGAATTTGTGATCACAGCTTTAATATTTATTGTTCACTTTTCTATGCTTTTTTGTGAAAATTTGGGAGGATAAGAATCCAAGCCCACCCTCTCAGAAAGCCATTCTGCTAATGATTGAAAAGGAGAAGAAGAGCCATCTTGAACAAACCCACTATGGGAGTAGTGAAGATTTATCATCACTTGCCATCCCTTCTGAGTAGGATGGtaccaatcaaaaaagaaaaattcctCTCGAGACTTGCACAGATGAAAAAGAGCTCTTCCTTGTTCATCATAATCAGCACACCCAATAGCTGAGCTACTCATGTTTACATCTCTAGAACAGCACGATCTACTCATCTCATGGATTCCTACTCACCACAACACAAAAATAAGTCAATCAGTACACTCATGTTTGGTCTCTATGTTTATGTAATCCAAGAAGTTTGACTCTTAAACATCAGTAAAAGAGGTCTACAAACTGGATTGAAAACATCTACGAAATAAAGAGGATTCAAAACACTTTGATCTTTAGATATACTCTTCAAAAGGAAAACCTGAAACAGACAATCTTAAGATTCTAAGCTATAGTATATTCAGTATATTTACCATATGCAAATGGGTTCAAGGTAATATGAGAGAAGGCTGCAAAGAAATCAAGGATGAGGAAGTTGGCATCTTCAAGTTTACTCAGCTCTGAAATGGCTTTTGATAGATAGTTGTTGTGGGTGGACACTAACTCCATTGTTGTGTTGAAGCATACTGCTCCAGACTGTAGATAACCAGGTTGACAGTCAAAGGGCATGTTATTTGATACCAGAAAATTCCTTAGCCCAAGATTATAAAGCTCTGTGAGCTGCAGTTTCATCTCTGTTATAACACTCTTGACAAACTTCTCTGTTCCCTGTACACATCCACAACTCATAACCCTCAGTTACATATTTTACAAAATTACATTTGAATTTGAATCATCCATGTAAAACATGACAAGTTTGGTGATGTTTATTCTTACCACTGCGCTAACATTGGCAGCAGCATAATCATTTCCATTAAGAGTAAGAAGTACTATTGAGTGTTTTAGATGGTGAGAATCATATTTCTGAGATATAATGGTATCCTTCAAATTTCCAACTTGGACACTAAGCTTTGGAACTCCAAATGAGTCAAATACCCCACTGTATGATATTGCAAAGTTTATGCCTTGCAATGCTACTATATGCTGGGTTGAACTGTTCAGGACCCTGTAAGTTACTGGAGATGGAAGACCTAAGATTTGGGCTGCATaaaaaagaaaacacacaaaatcTGGTCAATACATTCACCAATTCATTATATACCCATTACAACATAATAATCACAAAGAAAAAGAAGTATTCTAAAGTTAATAGAACAGGGAAACTGGACTGTAGGCGTCCATATAGCTTATAGATTACACAAAAGCAACACTAATGGAGAGAAGTTTGCCACAATCATCAATTACACTTTTGCTTTGAAAATCGTTCTGAGGCATATTAATATAATTTCATCTGGAAGGGGGCATGAATTATGAGGAGTTATTTGGATGGATTGAAAAAGGGTTTTGAAAGGACCCTGTAATGCCATCCTTAAGAGAGGGTTACTGTTTTCTGTTGCATAGGATTAGTTTGAAAAGTGAGGGTTTTTAAATAGGATTTTTATGTTTCAATAAAATTTAGTTGAATTTCTAGGTTCACCGTCTAAAACATAATTATAAATAATTACAGACACGACCCTTAATCATTATTCTAGTTAAGAAAATCAGAGATCAATACCATGACCCATCATCATTATTTAATTACAAAGCAGAAATCCTGTAAAGCACTTGGAAACCCTAGTACATAGAAATGGAAAAGTTTCAGGTTAATTGGGTTTTACTTATCTTGCCTCACAATCACAATACATATCATTTGAAGTTATCAATCATAGAATGGATCAGCCTATCCAAATATTTTGGGCTACAATTATGCCACATCAGTTCAGTTCCTGTTTATAGACATTTGAGATCCTTAGATATTGGAGTTCAGAATACTCACCTAAATAATCTGTAAGAATTCTGCCAGATGATACCCTGCCAGATGGGTGCCCAGGCCAAGTGATACCATATGGATACTTCCATGCTGAAACTATGCTATTATTCATAGGAGGATGGTAATTTCCAGTGTCTGCATATGAATCTCCAAAAGCAAAAAAAGCTGTTGTTTGATCTCCACTACATATACCTGCACAAACAAAACTTCTTCAATCAGTAATCACACTAAATTACATTAAAATTTGTCAATAAGAAAAGTGGTTATTAATCATTACCAATTACAGAGAGCAGGAAAAATGGCAGAAACACCAACAGAGCTGACGGCATTTTGGCAACCATTTTCATGACCTTGTAGATCTATGGTCAGCAGATTTGATTGTTTGGTTTATATGGCAAAAAACTATTTGACTTGTATAGCCAAAATAAATCTGTGAGAACTTTTCAAAGGCATGCTAGAAATATGCTTAAAATAAAAGTGTTGGAGATTGAGATGAATTAAATGTGAATTAAATgcaacaacaagaagt
This window harbors:
- the LOC131048971 gene encoding GDSL esterase/lipase At2g36325, with translation MKMVAKMPSALLVFLPFFLLSVIGICSGDQTTAFFAFGDSYADTGNYHPPMNNSIVSAWKYPYGITWPGHPSGRVSSGRILTDYLAQILGLPSPVTYRVLNSSTQHIVALQGINFAISYSGVFDSFGVPKLSVQVGNLKDTIISQKYDSHHLKHSIVLLTLNGNDYAAANVSAVGTEKFVKSVITEMKLQLTELYNLGLRNFLVSNNMPFDCQPGYLQSGAVCFNTTMELVSTHNNYLSKAISELSKLEDANFLILDFFAAFSHITLNPFAYGIHEMSRSCCSRDVNMSSSAIGCADYDEQGRALFHLCKSREEFFFFDWYHPTQKGWQVMINLHYSHSGFVQDGSSSPFQSLAEWLSERVGLDSYPPKFSQKSIEK